The nucleotide sequence CGTCGTCGTCTGAAAGAAGGTGCTGATCTTGGTTCCCATGCCGGTCAGATACATATGGTGAGCCCAGACAATGAAGGAAATGAACCCGATCGCCAGTGAGGCGTAAACCAGGGACTTATAACCCCAAAGCGGCTTGCGAGTGCTGTTGGCGATGATCTCGGCAACAATACCCATGGCCGGGAGGATGAGAACGTACACTTCCGGATGTCCCAGGAACCAGAACAGATGCTGCCACAACAGCGGGCTGCCGCCACCGCTGATATTGGCCAGGTTACCACCAATGGCTAATCCGGTCGGAAGAAAGAAACTGGTGCCGAGCACGTTGTCCGCCAACTGCATCAACCCAGCCGCTTCCAGCGGCGGAAACGCGAGGAGCAGCAGAAACCCGGTCACAAACTGCGCCCACACGAAGAACGGGAGGCGCATCCAGGTCATTCCCGGAGCACGCAACTGAATGATGGTGGCGATGAAGTTAACGGCTCCGAGCAAGGAAGAAGTGATCAGGAGCACCATGCCGGTCAGCCAAAAGGTTTGGCCATGCCCCGCAATCGAGGTCGCTAGCGGAGAGTACGACGTCCACCCCGCCTGCGCAGCACCACCAGGAATAAAGAAACTAACCAACATCACCACGCCACCCGCCGCATAGCACTGGTAGCTAATCATGTTGATCCGCGGAAAGGCCATATCCGGCGCGCCGATCTGCAGGGGCACCACCAGATTCCCGAAGGCGCCGAACGCCAAGGGCACGATCGCCAGGAACACCATGATGGTTCCATGCATCGCGCCAAACATGTTGTAAAGATCCGGAGTCATCACCCCGCCACTTGCCATGTCCCCGAAGATGCTAGCCAGCAGGCCGCCAATCACGGGGATCGGCCTCCCGGGGTAGGCAATCTGCCAACGCATGGCCATGATCAGGAAAAAGCCAAGCATCAGAAAAATCAGGGCGGTCACCCCATACTGAACCCCGATCACTTTATGGTCCGAGGAAAAGACATACTTCCTGAGGAAGCCGCCCTCGTCATGATGATGAGCGTCATGCGATCCGGCATGATGTGTGTGCGCAGATGTGGTTTGCATTCGATTCGATTCGGCATCGGTAATCCTGCCATTAGGCAGTATCAACAATTGCCAGTCAGTAAACGCGGTCAGTAAACCGCCTCATGCTCCATAGTGTCAACGGAACAATCGACGGAAGTTTCACAGTTTAGTTTTATCCATGACCATCATCAACAAGAGCAACGGTAGATAGATGATCGAGGCAAAAAAGAGGGATCGAGCGCTAGGACGATCAAGACGGCGCCCAAAACGATAGGCAAAATACAGAAAACCCAGGCTGAGCAGCAGCGCGCTCACCAGATACAGCGGACCGGCCAGGCGCAGGGCGAAGGGCCCCAGACTCAAGGGCAGAAGGCCCAGGGTGTGACTAAAGGCTTGCTGCGCGGTTTTCCGGCCATCGGTGTCGAAAACCGGCAACATGGCAAATCCAGCCTGGCGATACTCCTCGCGATACATCCAAGCGATGGCCAAAAAATGAGGAAGTTGCCAGAAGAACAGAATCGCAAATAGGCTCCATCCCTCAATCGATAGCTCACCCCGCGCCGCCGTCCAGCCCATCAGGGGTGGAAGTGCGCCGGGAATCGCGCCAATGGCGGTGTTCAGGGTGGTGATGCGCTTCAGCGGGGTATAGACAAACAGATA is from Verrucomicrobiales bacterium and encodes:
- a CDS encoding cbb3-type cytochrome c oxidase subunit I; amino-acid sequence: MQTTSAHTHHAGSHDAHHHDEGGFLRKYVFSSDHKVIGVQYGVTALIFLMLGFFLIMAMRWQIAYPGRPIPVIGGLLASIFGDMASGGVMTPDLYNMFGAMHGTIMVFLAIVPLAFGAFGNLVVPLQIGAPDMAFPRINMISYQCYAAGGVVMLVSFFIPGGAAQAGWTSYSPLATSIAGHGQTFWLTGMVLLITSSLLGAVNFIATIIQLRAPGMTWMRLPFFVWAQFVTGFLLLLAFPPLEAAGLMQLADNVLGTSFFLPTGLAIGGNLANISGGGSPLLWQHLFWFLGHPEVYVLILPAMGIVAEIIANSTRKPLWGYKSLVYASLAIGFISFIVWAHHMYLTGMGTKISTFFQTTTMIISIPSVIILTCLFISLWGGSIRFNTPTLFALAFLPMFGIGGLTGLPLGFNYSDIHLHDTYYVIAHFHYVVAPGTIFALLAGVYFWYPKVTGRFMNETLGKIHFWVSLIAMNLIFMPMFAQGMAGMLRRMSNGGAMYSTASVPDAIGGLSNTIIKLNEYITHAAFLLGLAQIPFIINFFWSISNGKKVESDNPWNATTLDWQTPTPPPHGNFTSIPQVVRGPYEYSVPGASKDYIPQNQNA
- the cyoE gene encoding protoheme IX farnesyltransferase, with the translated sequence MKASSSTLPRPADELAVTRSSIWMELFKARLSGLVVLTTWVGFYVGYQGSMDYLLMLNAVLGTALLASGAAALNQWLEREHDALMPRTENRPLPAKHLSPGLVLGVGIAVSLVGVVQLWVWVNVLTAILGLLTWVSYLFVYTPLKRITTLNTAIGAIPGALPPLMGWTAARGELSIEGWSLFAILFFWQLPHFLAIAWMYREEYRQAGFAMLPVFDTDGRKTAQQAFSHTLGLLPLSLGPFALRLAGPLYLVSALLLSLGFLYFAYRFGRRLDRPSARSLFFASIIYLPLLLLMMVMDKTKL